A stretch of Candidatus Rokuibacteriota bacterium DNA encodes these proteins:
- a CDS encoding DUF790 family protein, with product MLTRQQRVYHWDRRNSSISSDRLGDEDMPHLARALAVYRASLGDRLGRVRDAARAALEGLRPDRVEAVVQLLDDTATYEWPRGRGQAERRVGVFARAAGRHPLLEPEARAPIVTEAFGACPTRDADLTALLYADYPEFHQLRSFPDGYTAEDLRADYDLGQAQALLYSALQVTVEARGDFRHIVQYARLSRLLHRIEPAPGGGYRFVFDGPNSILRHTHAYGVDFARFLAALVQARDWQLTADIALRKGWRPFTFALSSDEGLRSRVPAPALFDSTLEAALAEKFGAEREGWRLRREASVIEAGPSLLIPDFLFTHADGTEVALEIVGYWTPEYLAGKFRKLGRVTGPNLLVAVRQSLALQAGALPAAVLPFKSRILLRELLPRLESFRR from the coding sequence GTGCTTACAAGGCAGCAGCGCGTCTATCACTGGGACAGGCGCAACAGCTCGATCTCTTCTGATCGGCTGGGCGACGAGGACATGCCCCACCTCGCCCGGGCCCTCGCCGTCTACCGCGCCTCCCTGGGCGATCGGCTCGGGCGGGTCCGCGACGCCGCCCGCGCCGCCCTGGAGGGGCTGCGCCCCGATCGCGTCGAGGCCGTCGTCCAGCTCCTCGATGATACGGCCACCTACGAGTGGCCGCGGGGCCGCGGGCAGGCCGAGCGGCGGGTGGGCGTGTTCGCGCGCGCCGCGGGCCGCCATCCCCTGCTGGAGCCGGAGGCGCGGGCCCCCATCGTCACCGAGGCGTTCGGCGCCTGCCCGACCCGGGACGCGGACCTGACAGCCCTCCTCTACGCCGATTACCCGGAGTTCCACCAGCTCCGCTCCTTTCCCGACGGCTACACCGCGGAGGACCTGCGCGCCGACTACGACCTCGGCCAGGCCCAGGCCCTCCTCTACTCGGCCCTGCAGGTCACCGTCGAGGCCCGCGGCGACTTCAGGCACATCGTCCAGTACGCCCGGCTGTCCCGGCTGCTCCACCGGATCGAGCCGGCGCCCGGCGGCGGGTACCGCTTCGTCTTCGACGGGCCCAACTCCATCCTGCGCCACACACATGCCTACGGGGTGGACTTCGCCCGCTTCCTGGCCGCCCTGGTCCAGGCGCGCGACTGGCAGCTCACCGCCGACATCGCGTTGCGCAAGGGCTGGCGACCGTTCACCTTCGCGCTCTCGTCGGATGAGGGCCTGCGCTCGCGTGTCCCCGCCCCCGCGCTCTTCGACTCCACGCTGGAGGCCGCGCTGGCCGAGAAGTTCGGCGCCGAGCGCGAGGGCTGGCGGCTCCGGCGCGAGGCCTCGGTGATCGAGGCGGGCCCGAGCCTTCTCATCCCCGACTTCCTCTTCACCCATGCCGACGGCACGGAGGTGGCGCTCGAGATCGTCGGCTACTGGACGCCCGAGTACCTCGCGGGGAAGTTCCGCAAGCTCGGGAGGGTCACGGGCCCGAACCTCCTGGTCGCCGTCCGCCAGTCCCTCGCCCTCCAGGCCGGCGCCCTGCCGGCGGCCGTCCTGCCCTTCAAGAGCCGCATCCTGCTCCGTGAGCTCCTGCCCCGCCTCGAGTCCTTCCGGCGCTGA
- a CDS encoding Uma2 family endonuclease translates to MATSSLQLRRWTRAEYDRLIDLGVFQPGEPIELIGGQLMVCEPQGRRHAWALAIVDHRLRAALGSGWTVRTQMPVDLDDESEPEPDLAVVSGTPEEQPVRHPARLALIVEVAESSLGTDREVKGSLYARAGLGDYWIANLVNRVLEVYRKPVVDSAAPYGWRYASVTTLRPGDTVSPLAAPAARVPVADLLP, encoded by the coding sequence ATGGCCACGTCTTCTCTCCAGCTGCGGCGGTGGACCCGCGCCGAGTACGACCGGCTGATCGACCTCGGCGTCTTTCAGCCCGGGGAGCCCATCGAGCTCATCGGCGGCCAGCTCATGGTCTGCGAGCCGCAGGGACGCCGTCACGCCTGGGCGCTCGCCATCGTGGACCACAGGCTACGGGCCGCCCTGGGTTCGGGCTGGACCGTCCGCACCCAGATGCCCGTGGACCTCGACGACGAGTCCGAGCCCGAGCCGGACCTGGCGGTCGTGTCGGGGACTCCCGAGGAGCAGCCGGTCCGGCACCCGGCCCGCCTGGCGCTGATCGTCGAGGTGGCCGAGTCGAGCCTGGGCACCGACCGCGAGGTCAAGGGCAGCCTCTACGCCCGTGCCGGCCTTGGCGACTACTGGATCGCCAATCTCGTGAATCGCGTCCTCGAGGTGTATCGCAAGCCGGTCGTGGACTCCGCGGCGCCCTACGGCTGGCGCTATGCCTCGGTGACAACGCTCCGTCCCGGCGACACCGTCTCGCCGCTGGCGGCGCCGGCCGCGCGCGTCCCCGTCGCCGACCTGTTGCCATGA
- a CDS encoding Uma2 family endonuclease, with translation MTTYEIRTRRWTRAEYGRLIDLGLFQPGEPIELIGGQLMVSEPQGSGHFTTVGLVDDTLRAAFGPGWVVRAQGPLALDDESEPEPDVAVVPGSRRDYLHGHPGLPVLTVEVAESSLSFDRRDKGSLYARAGLGDYWIVNLVDRVLEVYRKPVVDPAAPYGWRYASVTTLRPGDTVSPLAAPPARVPVADLLP, from the coding sequence ATGACCACATACGAGATCCGCACGCGCCGCTGGACCCGCGCCGAGTACGGGCGGCTCATCGACCTCGGCCTCTTCCAGCCCGGCGAGCCCATCGAGTTGATCGGCGGCCAGCTCATGGTCTCGGAGCCGCAGGGGAGTGGCCACTTCACCACGGTCGGCCTCGTGGACGACACGCTGCGCGCGGCCTTTGGACCGGGGTGGGTGGTCCGGGCTCAGGGGCCGCTGGCCCTGGACGACGAGTCGGAGCCGGAGCCGGACGTGGCGGTGGTGCCGGGGTCCCGCCGGGATTATCTCCACGGCCATCCCGGGTTGCCCGTGCTCACCGTGGAGGTGGCCGAGTCGAGCCTGTCCTTCGACCGCCGCGACAAGGGGAGCCTCTACGCCCGTGCCGGCCTTGGCGACTACTGGATCGTCAATCTCGTGGATCGCGTCCTCGAGGTGTATCGCAAGCCGGTCGTGGACCCCGCGGCGCCCTACGGCTGGCGCTATGCCTCGGTGACAACCCTCCGTCCCGGCGACACCGTCTCGCCGCTGGCAGCGCCGCCCGCGCGCGTCCCCGTCGCCGACCTCTTGCCATGA
- a CDS encoding SDR family oxidoreductase — translation MTFTDKAVLVTGATSGIGRAATLRFAAAGARVALVGRDRQALDTTRAAMAAGGDRGLAIQADITREEDLRRVADEAARVLGGLDVLVSAAGVIGTGSIETTSPELWDQMMAVNVRSVFRLVQLALPALTPRKGNIVVVSSVNGQRAFPNVLAYCCSKAAVDQFVMCASLELAPKGIRINAVNPGVTRTNLHRRSGMSEADYAAFVERSRTTHPIGRVGEPEEVADMILFLASDRARMITGNCVFVDGGRHNTCAR, via the coding sequence ATGACATTCACGGACAAGGCGGTGCTGGTGACCGGAGCCACGAGCGGGATCGGGCGGGCGGCGACGCTCAGGTTCGCGGCCGCGGGGGCGCGCGTGGCGCTGGTCGGGAGGGACCGGCAGGCCCTGGATACGACGCGCGCGGCCATGGCCGCCGGCGGAGACCGGGGCCTGGCGATCCAGGCGGACATCACGCGTGAGGAGGACCTCCGGCGCGTGGCGGACGAGGCGGCGCGCGTGCTCGGGGGCCTGGACGTCCTGGTCTCCGCGGCCGGCGTGATCGGCACGGGAAGCATCGAGACCACGTCGCCCGAGCTGTGGGATCAGATGATGGCCGTCAACGTGCGGTCGGTGTTCAGGCTCGTCCAGCTGGCACTGCCGGCGCTCACCCCGCGCAAGGGCAACATCGTCGTCGTCTCCAGCGTCAACGGCCAGCGGGCCTTCCCCAACGTCCTGGCCTACTGCTGCAGCAAGGCGGCGGTGGACCAGTTCGTGATGTGCGCCTCGCTCGAGCTGGCCCCGAAGGGCATCCGCATCAACGCCGTCAATCCCGGCGTGACCCGGACGAATCTGCACCGGCGCAGCGGAATGAGCGAGGCGGACTACGCCGCCTTCGTCGAGCGGAGCCGGACCACCCACCCCATCGGCCGCGTCGGGGAGCCCGAGGAGGTGGCCGACATGATCCTGTTTCTGGCCTCAGACCGCGCGAGGATGATCACGGGCAACTGTGTGTTCGTGGACGGGGGCCGGCACAACACCTGCGCGCGCTGA
- a CDS encoding DUF11 domain-containing protein yields the protein MSERTSLPAAAARRSRGILPGTLAAVLLLMGALISFLAQPAQAAPFALGDVLVGLGLAPDGVPRGEVRHYSSTGTPRGSLVTSSGSIEETGMCFDAAGNLYTTNFDARSMSKFEPTAGGRDEDFAGSFIGLGDPSGVTRGAPSSCVVDSSQNLYVGNSDGVGFFFGSGELLKLDLSGSLVTTFAPAEELPFGRGAAWIDLLPDQQTMLYTSEGVNIKRFNVVTQAQGQDLCPTTECLDGNGLPVNGPLRSLRILPGSLELNGNSYLNPVLVADGDFGGSGAVRLYDSSGNWLRDYSAVNSFDGLFYPWVLALAHGGTSFWVADGFTGEVFNIDLATGNVNASLTFQGGDCGFGLDLFSLCDVTGLAVVGEPRAVTSTTTTTVTATITAADKVYDGSTAATITSCTLSGVAVGDNVSCTTSGAAFATASAGTGIPVSAPVSLAGAQASNYGLSSPTATTAASITPRPAAVTSDPASKMYGAADPLLTGTLSGFLAGDVVTAAYSRAAGETVPGGPYAISAALSAAPGVLGNYAITYTTAAFTIIPAPAAVTPDPASKVEGMPDPAFAGTLSGFLPGDAVTAAYSRAPGEAAGSYPISATLAPASVLGNYVITSNPAAFTIIAATPGVSITKTPDKATAAFGESVTYTYVVTNTGNVALTAVTVVDDNGTPSYAADDFTVGTVASLAPGASVTLARTAVPPATLCNPDSGRACGSLVTRHGDDGTTRFTYLQSRDDREGHADSSGWWGGWSYSSKARFRVDGLDGLSSYLADGTPGTGDGSTHTNSFSIVVPRSLVARSDGSVKPPAIYHKKGWNGDWTRDWHAAHGRPDRSRHWDADHEGYNNDDDYDTKRHPKFCPAPSTNTATVTAAAGSAAVTATASATVHLVAPPTPAISMTKTADRQSVVFGESVTYTYVVTNTGTVTLTNVNVVDDNGTPHYAADDVSVGSVASLAASASTTFTRTLVPPAKMCSTDSSGKTRSCGTFVTEHREDGTTKFTYLQSRDRRDSHQGSGGWSGGRAYAHKTKFRVVDRYGTSSHDVDGTLGEGDSSTHANLFSAVVTTAYVASADGTVMPPRLYQKKGWNGDWRQDWDLSHGWPDRSRHWDDDKPGHDNDADYDYDSSPEQCPTSATNVARVTATAGGMTVSATDKETVQILGPPPHAPYTTYTQSGWGAKPSGSSAGKRLADHFALVYPSGVVIGGTKTITLTSAAAVDAFLPQAGTPAKLTQDYVNPTSPISSLAGQVLALRLNVDFSAAGLTTMGFATLTVVEGELAGMTVNDVLALGNSVLGGGAVPPGLKLSELTQVIRLINSNFDGGAHDNDYLQ from the coding sequence ATGAGTGAACGCACCAGCCTTCCAGCCGCGGCCGCTCGACGCAGCCGGGGAATCTTGCCGGGCACGCTCGCCGCCGTCCTGCTCCTCATGGGGGCCCTCATCTCATTCCTGGCTCAGCCCGCTCAGGCAGCGCCCTTCGCGCTCGGCGACGTGCTGGTCGGCCTCGGCCTTGCCCCCGACGGCGTTCCGCGGGGCGAGGTTCGCCACTACTCCTCCACCGGTACCCCCCGCGGAAGCTTGGTCACGAGCAGCGGAAGCATCGAAGAGACCGGCATGTGCTTTGACGCCGCCGGGAACCTGTACACGACGAATTTCGACGCCCGCTCCATGAGCAAGTTCGAGCCGACGGCTGGCGGTCGCGATGAGGACTTCGCGGGGAGTTTCATCGGCCTCGGCGACCCGTCCGGGGTCACCAGGGGCGCGCCCAGCTCGTGCGTCGTGGACTCCAGCCAGAACCTCTATGTCGGCAACTCGGACGGCGTGGGCTTCTTCTTCGGCAGCGGCGAGCTTCTGAAGCTCGATCTGTCGGGCAGCCTGGTGACCACGTTCGCACCGGCCGAGGAGTTGCCGTTCGGCAGGGGCGCCGCGTGGATCGATCTCCTCCCCGACCAGCAGACCATGCTCTACACGTCCGAGGGGGTCAACATCAAGCGGTTCAACGTAGTCACCCAGGCGCAGGGTCAGGATCTCTGTCCCACGACGGAATGCCTCGATGGCAACGGGCTGCCTGTCAACGGCCCCCTGCGCAGCCTCCGGATTCTTCCCGGCAGTCTTGAGCTCAATGGGAACTCCTATCTGAACCCCGTCCTCGTGGCCGATGGCGATTTCGGCGGTTCCGGCGCGGTACGCCTGTACGACAGTTCGGGGAATTGGCTCAGGGACTACAGCGCCGTGAACAGCTTCGACGGCCTCTTCTATCCGTGGGTGCTGGCTCTGGCCCATGGCGGGACGTCCTTCTGGGTGGCCGACGGCTTCACCGGCGAGGTCTTCAACATCGATCTGGCCACCGGGAACGTGAACGCGTCGCTCACGTTCCAAGGAGGCGATTGCGGTTTCGGTCTCGACCTGTTCTCCCTCTGCGACGTGACCGGTCTCGCCGTCGTGGGGGAGCCGAGAGCGGTGACGAGCACGACCACGACCACCGTGACGGCCACCATCACGGCCGCCGACAAGGTCTACGATGGGAGCACCGCGGCCACGATCACCAGCTGCACGCTGAGCGGCGTCGCGGTCGGCGACAACGTGAGCTGCACGACGAGCGGCGCGGCCTTCGCCACCGCGAGCGCGGGCACTGGCATTCCGGTCTCGGCCCCCGTGAGCCTCGCCGGCGCCCAGGCGAGCAATTACGGCCTGTCCTCGCCCACGGCCACGACGGCGGCCAGTATCACCCCGAGGCCGGCCGCGGTGACGTCGGACCCGGCGAGCAAGATGTACGGCGCGGCGGACCCGCTGCTCACCGGCACGCTCAGCGGCTTCCTCGCCGGAGACGTCGTCACCGCCGCCTACAGCCGCGCCGCGGGCGAGACCGTCCCGGGGGGCCCGTACGCCATCAGTGCGGCGCTGAGCGCGGCGCCGGGCGTGCTCGGCAACTACGCGATCACCTACACCACCGCCGCCTTCACGATCATCCCGGCGCCGGCCGCGGTGACGCCGGACCCGGCGAGCAAGGTGGAGGGCATGCCGGACCCGGCGTTCGCCGGCACCCTCAGTGGCTTCCTTCCCGGAGACGCGGTCACCGCCGCCTACAGCCGCGCCCCGGGCGAGGCCGCCGGCTCGTATCCGATCAGCGCGACGCTCGCCCCGGCGAGCGTGCTCGGCAACTACGTGATCACCTCCAACCCCGCCGCCTTCACGATCATCGCGGCCACGCCAGGCGTCTCCATCACCAAGACGCCGGACAAGGCGACGGCCGCCTTCGGCGAGAGCGTGACCTACACCTACGTCGTCACGAACACGGGCAACGTGGCGCTCACGGCCGTCACCGTGGTGGACGACAACGGCACGCCGAGCTACGCGGCCGACGACTTCACGGTGGGCACGGTGGCCTCGCTCGCCCCCGGCGCCTCCGTGACCCTCGCCCGCACGGCGGTCCCGCCCGCCACGCTGTGCAACCCGGACTCCGGCCGGGCCTGCGGCTCGCTGGTCACCCGGCACGGGGACGACGGGACCACGAGGTTCACGTACCTGCAGTCGCGCGACGACCGCGAGGGTCATGCGGACAGCTCCGGCTGGTGGGGCGGCTGGTCCTACAGCAGCAAGGCGCGCTTCCGCGTGGACGGCCTCGACGGCCTCTCGTCGTACCTGGCCGACGGCACGCCCGGGACCGGCGACGGCTCGACGCACACCAACTCGTTCAGCATCGTCGTGCCACGCTCGCTCGTCGCCAGGAGCGACGGCTCGGTGAAGCCGCCGGCCATCTACCACAAGAAGGGCTGGAACGGCGACTGGACCCGTGACTGGCACGCCGCTCACGGCCGGCCGGATCGGAGCCGCCACTGGGACGCCGACCACGAGGGCTACAACAACGACGACGATTACGACACGAAGCGGCATCCGAAGTTCTGCCCGGCGCCGTCGACCAACACCGCCACGGTGACGGCGGCGGCGGGGAGCGCCGCGGTGACGGCCACGGCCAGCGCGACCGTGCACCTCGTGGCCCCGCCGACGCCGGCCATCTCGATGACCAAGACGGCCGACAGGCAGTCGGTGGTCTTCGGCGAGAGCGTCACCTACACCTACGTCGTCACCAACACGGGCACGGTGACCCTCACGAACGTGAACGTGGTGGACGACAACGGCACGCCACACTATGCCGCGGACGACGTCTCGGTGGGCAGCGTGGCCTCGCTGGCCGCCAGCGCCTCCACGACCTTCACCCGGACGCTCGTGCCACCGGCCAAGATGTGCAGCACCGACAGCTCCGGCAAGACGCGCAGCTGCGGCACCTTCGTCACCGAGCACCGCGAGGACGGCACGACGAAGTTCACGTACCTGCAGTCCAGAGATCGGCGCGACAGCCACCAGGGCAGCGGCGGCTGGTCGGGCGGCCGGGCGTACGCCCACAAGACGAAGTTCCGGGTGGTCGACCGCTACGGCACCTCGTCCCACGACGTGGACGGGACGCTGGGCGAGGGCGATAGCTCGACGCACGCCAACCTCTTCAGCGCCGTCGTGACCACCGCCTACGTCGCCTCCGCCGACGGCACGGTGATGCCGCCCAGGCTCTACCAGAAGAAGGGGTGGAACGGCGACTGGCGCCAGGACTGGGACCTGAGCCACGGCTGGCCGGATCGCAGCCGCCACTGGGATGACGACAAGCCGGGCCACGACAACGATGCCGACTACGACTACGACTCGAGCCCGGAGCAGTGCCCGACCTCCGCCACCAACGTCGCCAGGGTCACGGCGACGGCGGGGGGCATGACCGTGTCGGCGACGGACAAGGAGACGGTCCAGATCCTCGGGCCGCCGCCCCACGCGCCGTACACGACCTACACGCAGAGTGGCTGGGGCGCCAAGCCGAGCGGCAGCAGTGCGGGCAAGCGCCTGGCCGACCACTTCGCCCTCGTGTACCCGAGCGGCGTGGTGATCGGCGGTACCAAGACCATCACGCTCACGAGCGCCGCGGCCGTGGACGCCTTCCTGCCCCAGGCCGGGACGCCGGCCAAGCTCACCCAGGATTACGTCAACCCGACCTCGCCGATCTCGTCTCTGGCGGGCCAGGTGCTGGCGCTCCGGCTCAACGTGGACTTCTCGGCCGCCGGCCTCACCACCATGGGCTTCGCCACCCTCACCGTCGTGGAGGGCGAGCTGGCCGGCATGACGGTGAACGATGTGCTCGCCCTCGGCAACTCCGTCCTCGGGGGCGGGGCCGTCCCGCCGGGCCTGAAGCTCTCCGAGCTCACGCAGGTCATCCGGCTGATCAACTCGAACTTCGATGGTGGCGCGCACGACAACGACTACCTCCAGTAG